In one window of Hyla sarda isolate aHylSar1 chromosome 1, aHylSar1.hap1, whole genome shotgun sequence DNA:
- the S1PR4 gene encoding sphingosine 1-phosphate receptor 4, whose translation MNVISNLTSNHCLELVGKQNVNIILLHYKVTGRLIGRSSENAIYLKIFSILMSLFIILENLCVLVALLRFLRLRRWVHCCLANIAFSDLLAGISYLLNICLSGEITFRLNPQQWFLREGLLFTTLAASTFSLFITAVERYCTMVALVSENRSRKVVRAQGLIILCWLLAAIVGSLPLFGWNCLCHIETCSSLLPLYSREYILFSLGLLSISLIGIIGFYCTIYYLVCCNARRTVVTTQSRRALHLLKTVIIILGSFVVCWTPLFVYLLVDSSCTPPSCKSPVGLEWVLALAVLNSAFNPLIYSLRSSEVRRAMLALLCCACTMAGLNIPACHQQGPDVTSGSSNESSLRRISSVRLSQAFSFRSPVTSISSVPSQ comes from the exons ATGAACGTGATATCTAACCTGACATCTAACCATTGCCTAGAACTGGTGGGCAAGCAAAACGTCAACATTATATTGTTACATTATAAAGTGACTGGACGTCTAATTGGTCGATCAAGTGAAAATGCCATTTATCTGAAGATATTCAGCATTCTTATGAGCCTGTTCATCATACTGGAGAACTTATGTGTGCTGGTGGCCCTGCTGAG attCCTTCGTTTGAGGCGTTGGGTACACTGCTGTTTGGCAAACATTGCATTTAGTGATCTACTGGCTGGCATTTCCTACCTGCTAAATATATGTCTCTCAGGCGAAATAACTTTTCGATTGAACCCACAACAATGGTTTCTGAGAGAGGGCCTTCTCTTTACCACTCTAGCTGCCTCTACTTTCAGCCTGTTCATAACCGCAGTGGAGCGATATTGTACCATGGTAGCGCTAGTCTCAGAGAACCGCTCTAGAAAAGTGGTGCGTGCCCAGGGGTTGATTATTTTATGTTGGCTGCTGGCTGCTATTGTTGGGTCTTTGCCTTTGTTTGGGTGGAACTGCCTATGCCACATTGAAACTTGCTCCAGCCTTCTACCTCTTTACTCAAGggaatatattttatttagcctTGGACTTCTGTCCATTAGCTTGATTGGGATTATTGGTTTTTACTGCACTATTTATTACTTAGTGTGTTGCAATGCCAGACGGACTGTAGTCACAACTCAAAGTCGTCGTGCTTTACACTTACTTAAAACCGTTATCATTATCCTTGGCTCATTTGTGGTCTGTTGGACTCCCCTGTTTGTCTATCTTTTGGTAGATTCCTCATGCACTCCTCCTTCCTGTAAATCCCCAGTAGGACTGGAATGGGTTCTTGCCTTAGCTGTTTTGAACTCAGCCTTTAACCCATTAATCTACTCTCTTAGGAGTTCAGAAGTACGTAGAGCAATGTTGGCATTACTCTGCTGTGCTTGCACTATGGCTGGACTTAACATACCAGCATGTCACCAACAAGGCCCGGATGTCACCTCTGGTTCATCAAATGAAAGTTCACTCAGAAGAATAAGCAGTGTGCGTCTTTCACAAGCATTTAGTTTTAGGAGTCCAGTTACCAGCATTTCTAGTGTGCCCAGTCAGTAA